attttttgtagccacatgtcatcactagaatggtTCTGAGaatccttaaaaaaataggttggtccatctaaatatataataagatttttattaaactaaccataaatacattattaatgtgatgTATTActtccttaaataaaactacggaattacctaatgtgcctaaagtatatatatgacaattaattattttgaataataaagatttgataaaaataagtgtgtcttatattatatttgtttaattttaaactattaaaataaattaaacaactatagtaaccatataataaaaattaaattttttctttatatgttatattttgaattttaaaaacgagtataaattactaaaactgttaaaagtttcacattcaaattttgtgatccatgatttaaattttttgttatgacatgatacaaataattaaaaaatcatataagttgaaagtctcatttaataagtataaaaataaaagatataagaatatatgtatatatatatatatataaatcccacagtgaaaattttgttatcaataatttaaattttttgctataacagatacaaatgatgaaaaaaatatgagcaaaatgtatcatttaataaatattaatattaaaatatactatatatatgttactatcatttaaatttaattatataccatatcaaacagaaaaaatattttttggattaataaaatttatttatatgtttgcactaatttaattatataagtaatagttactgattttttaattattcaatatatatttaatatttcataatatgttagaaacatataatatataaaatattatatatatataatgttcactTAGTATggaatgataaaaataaaactagttTATAAGAATCAAGGAAGAAAACGTAATGTTGacaaactaaaaagaaaacaaaggaaAAAGATGAAAGGAGAGTCGCTTTCGCTCCGGTGAGGTTTGTCTCTGAACGGCGACGTCTCGTGCTTGGTAATGTAGTTGCTGTCTTCATCAATAGTGTCCGCTTCCCACACGCTACACCAAGATCGCTCTTTCGTAGCCGTCGATTAATTTGAGTTTTGACTTTTCGACTTCATTATCATTACttgttaaaaaattagaaacctTCGAGAAAAAGTACACGaaagtataaaattataaaaatttaccatAATTTCTTAGGAGAAATAATTAGCAGGTTCTTTTAATTTTCCATCTATGCATTTTTTTGCTTAAATGCGTTTGTTTTTTCACGCAGTGCATAcgtattatatttattttttagtttgtgTTATTTCTTCTCGTTTTGCGGAGTATTACTTTTATTCCTGCTTTCATTGTTCATACAAATTTTCTCACGGGAGTTAAGACTTGAGATTGGCAGATAAATAAATTCGtcagttttggcaaaaaaaaaaaaaatcgccaATCCCAAAAAGTGCCGGTCCATGTCTCAGTGAGCAACAAAGCataaatgaaaatgatgattatTTGAGGTTCTACGTCAGAGTCAAGTAAACGTGCATTCTGATTTGTTTATATCACATCTTACCTAGAACTAGAACCGAAGAAGTATGGGAACATGCAATTATGCTGCTTAAACCTGGCCGTAAAGAGTTTTCTTGGCTTGGTATTTTGATTTTGCGGACTCCTTTTATCTCTTTAAAACCTGGCAGTAACTCTAAACTAGGAATGCTGTTTCTTTTACTGGGCTGTGATATTGTAATTGAGCTCTTAGCTTAATACTGTGGCTTGATTATACTGAGTTTGTGGCGAGAGTCTTCTTGTGTGTTAGATCATCTATTTGTATTCCATTGATCTTGCGTGTACTCTTGGCCATCCGATGGTCAAGCTTTTTTGAGGTTAAAAGATCAGTTAGGAGCCAGACACTGTTTCTACTTCGACAACACATACAACCTCCCGACATGAGCAAATCATAAAGACTAGCATTTATCAGACAAAGCCTAAATCGAAAGCTTCTAACTCATTCATCACACTCAATGTTAccacaaatcataaaaaaaaagtaaattccttttaatccataaaaaaaaaaaccaaaaattcattTCATTATCCGCAAACCCGAGAGAGAGATTCATCAGACCTACTTCTTGGAGAATCTCTTCTTGGCGACGACTTGCGGTTTGGGATGCTTCTCGGCTTCGCTCGGATCCAACCACTCGAGAGGATGGCGATTGTAGAACGGCCAATTAGGCACGGTGACCAGCGTCGCGAGAACGACACCACCTGCGTAGATCAGCATCATCGTCCTGAACGACTCCGTTGCGTAGCCGACGACCACCGCGACGACGCCGGAGATCACCAGTAAGATCTGCATCAGCTGCTCCACCACTTTCTGCCCTTGCCAATCCATTTCTTAGTTAGATCCTTTCGATTCCAAAGAGATCTCCACTGAACAACGATGAAGGAGGAGAGACTTTTAATCAATTTAAGACCTCGAAGTCGGTTTAAGATTAAACCGGAAAGATATGATGATTTAGATTCGGTCAGGTGTTATCCAAGAACCGGGTAGACAGTTAATTGGGCCTTTTTATGATTAGTTAGTTACTCAGCCCATTAGAGAACCTCCCCCCCAACGTGTCCTCACCTTGTACACTACTACTAGTAAGCATCATTTTTTGTTACAATGATTTCAGAACAGACCCCTCATGTTCTTATTAGGATGCTGAAAAATCTTAATCCATCGCTTGTTGAGCCATGAGGGGTCAGTGGAATCGCCACTTCAAATTAGTTGTATAACCAGTCAGATTTCACTGATTTTCTTGAGGTCCCGATGACTAACTGACATGGAGAATGTTTGTATGTGTGTGTTCTAGTGCTGGAACTAGGTTGCTATTGAATATGGCTGTGAGAGAAATCGGAAAGTACATTAACTTTGTCATCAAACAATGTTTAATGTTCGTTGTGTGTGAGTAATATCTCCAGATGGGTAAAAGCGTACGCAAAAGTTTTCATACGAACTCGTTAGCCAAGTACATTAACTTTGTCATCAAACAATCCAATGAACAAAAAATTCGGCCATACATGTTTTAAGTGCTCACAATTTATCGTTATAAGTATATTATAACAATTTGTTGAGCAAGTTGTTATATGCAACTTCAACGCTCTGTATATACAAACACAAAATTTACAGTGTCTCTAACCGTTTTAGTGGAGAAGAGATTTGatatgatgttaaaaaaaaaaaaccttgagGATTCAAGCAACCCGTTCTCTTTTGTTCTAACATGAAACCTGGAGAAAGTGAAAAGTTACTAAAGTTTTGTTGAAGAGATTGGTAATGGTACTTTTATGACTTGTTGGTAGGCTGAGATTTTGCTGTGTCAACTGGGTCACTCCGCATTCAGACAACAGATTGGTCATGATCATTAAAACAGCAAGACCAGCATATATTGTAATTCCCTCATCCATAAGCCATCAAGTAACCAATATCCATTCACTTTTGGCAAGAGGTGCAGAATAATTTTCCCAAGTAAGGAAGTATAACCAACAATCCATACCACCAAActgtattcccaaactgagtgAATCAGATTTGTTGGTTATTATAAGCCAAAAACACCATCACATAATCTCTAACTAAAAGCTTCTAATCGTTTATATGTATGTCACatcatattaattatttaattctatTAGTTTGGTAGAAATCTCAAGTACAGTATATGGATTTATTTGAAGTCTAGCTCTCAACATTTGTTTAATCTCCAACACTGAAGTATTTGCATAATATGCTTGTTTATATGTTTTGGGTTTGGATGTTTATATGTTTTCACTTATTTAGACATTTTCTCCAGTTTTACGGATCTAAAGTTGCAAATGCAGCATCAAGGGTCTAAAAGATCTATTTAAAAGTCATAATATCTCTCTTCTAATATCAAGAGTCACCCAATAATACATCATTATGCCTTGTATTAACAACCCTACAGTTAAGCCTAACCTCACCAGGTCTCCCAGATTGCAAATCACCCAACTTCACCATCCCTTCTTCAAAAGCTCTAAAGAACTCACCTTGATCCTCACTAAACCTCTTCACATACCCTCTCGTCTCTCTGCTCGTGTACAGAGTCTGATCCGAGTTAAGAAACCCTCTACCTGAAACCAAGTCTTTGAAGTACTGATTATCAAAAACACGAGGCGTCGCGTCTAGATCCCCGGTCACGTTCTCGTCTCCACCCAAAGGACAAAGCTGGTTAAGCTTCTTCCTGTAAACCGGTTCGAGAGCCGGATCCGGTTTACCAGAACCGGATTGGTTATAAAGCCTGAACATGATCGAAAAACACCGACCTTTACCAATCGAGTGTGATCCAGACAAAGCCACCATGTCTCTAACAGAAAGATCGAATCTTTCGAAGAGATCGATCAAGAACGTTGCGTTTGCTCTCGGGCTCGGCATTATATCGTCGGAGTCTTTCTGACTCGCTGTTAAACTGTCTTTCCTCCCGAGCTTCACTTCCCAGTCCGGTCCTCCTGTCTGGTTTCCCCCCACAAGAAACCGAAATTACTAAACCGAACGTTCACTAAACCGGAAAAgttatttttgagttttcttACAAGAGCAACGGCGTCACGAGAAGCCATGATGACGATGTCGGCACAGGAGACAGTAGATGGACAAGCTTTCTCTAGAGCTTCTTTGATGTCGTCCACGACTTCGAAAGATCTAAGCGAATTGATGTTGGAGAGTGATAGTTTCTCGCCGAGCATGTTCGGTGTGTCGTCGAGCAACACGGACCCGTCACATCCCTTGAAAGAGAATATAGATAAGTCTATCAGAGAAAAGAAatcaagaagagagagagagagagggattgGTTGTGTTTTACATTAACGAAGCAGTCGTGAAACTGGAGACGCATAACGGAAGCGACGCTTCTGGCTTCTCTGATCATGGCTTTCTTCATTTCGTCTCTCACGATGGATTCAGCTTCAGGGCATGTTTCGCTGTAGAATCTTGGTCGGAGGATTTCACCGGTGACCATCGTCAAGAGAAGTAGGTAGATGATGAGATGAGAAAGAAGGAGagacatactttttttttctttttttttaattattaaaatgttttctttttttttttccttacttTAATACTTTGTGTTTGGTTTTTGATGGAGAGAAGAgatttatagagagagatttTGGTGGTTTTCAAGAATGATTGCCTTAAGTGGGTTTTGTGCAAGTGTGGTGGTGATCTTCCAAATGTCATTTTAATAtctgatttaaataaaataattcctAATTAGAGgtgttacaaaataaaagattCCTAGTTAAAGGTTTGGTCCCAACAGGTAGTTATTGTAGTTTCCAAATTTTACATGTAAGTTTTATTATAAGAGTGATagaatctcttatatattaattgagaagcattacaacattttttgtagtcacatgtcatcactaaaataattattagaatatttaaaaaatatgttggtccatctaaatataagtttttttattaaactaaccataaatacattattaatgtgcttcattattttcttaaataaatcaCGGAATTaactaatgtggctaaagtatatatgataatgaatgattttgaataataaagatttgataaaaataaatgtaccttatattatatttgtttaattttaaactattgaaataaattaaataatcatattaactgtataatacaaatttagattttttttgtatatcttatactttaaattttttaaaacgagtataaattactaaaactgtcaAAATCCTCACATTcaattttggtttaaatttttttgttatgacatgatacaaatgattacaaaatcatataaatcgaaagtctcatttaataagtattaagattaaaagatatataaatacatatatcattttaagttaaattatatgccatataaaatacataaatattttagttttgaaatttgctttgaacaaatttttttgataaaaaatatcattttattttttaaaaaatattataaattacttaaactattaatcccacaatgaaattttattatcagtaatttaaagtttttgatataatagatacaaatgatataaaaaacatatgagtagaaagtatcatttaataaatattaatattaaaatacattgtatatatgttactatcatttaaatttaattatataccatatcaaatagaaaacatatttttttttggattataaaatttatttatattttcgcactaatttaattttataagtaaTAATTACTAACtttttaactattaaatatatatttattatttcataatatgttaaaatacataatataaaataatttatatatataatgtttatttcgcgcaaggcgcggatcttaacctagtccAAAATTAATCTTGGTCAATGGTCATAGATGGAGCCATAGAGGTTCTTAATCTAATGGTCTAAACACATTTATAACATTCGAAGCCAACTTTTGACTTTGTAGAATGGAATATAAACCTTATCTTCACAGTTAAGTTGGGTTGGTATAAAATTGCTCAAATATACAGTACAAATAGTACATATgtacaagaaagaaagaaaaacaatgcTTGTGGTGATCAATGCTACCGTTACTGTTCACCTAAATTATTACTAAATGGTAAAactgaaatattaaaataaacggcttattttgaaaatatgcaGCATAGAAAAAACTTATTCAGCCATAAGAAACTaagtatattttctaaatacttTCACTCTTAACATTTATAGTTGTGCCAGTCTGCTAGATGCGGTGAAAGTTGAAACACACCCAATATGCCGGAGCCAATATCCATTAAAGTCGTGATATGTAAAAAAAGAAGGTTTTATATTCCGATTactttcagatattttttttcacCCACAATTAGAAagtttattacaaaatttatatatatataacagaaaATAATACTACTACAAATTATTAGACTATAAATCTTGATCTAaacaaaaactacaaaaaatAAGACCAATAATTTTGCTTTGTCCCTAAAGGGTATAAGATTAAACCTTATTAATTCTTCTAATTATCGGAATTGGATTTGAAAACATGTATGTAATCTAGGGCTTTTAGTTGGATTATTTGTGGTTTCTGAAGTTGGATTTGATATCTCAACCAGTTTCTGGTACAATAATTGAATTATTTTGGAGCCGTTGACTGAGTTAACAAGATAAAGTGGACCAAGAAGAGTCTTTGGGTTTACCAATCAAATCAATAGTGACATAGTCACATATAGTATTAGAAACGACATGTGGTGGATAACGTCTTCTAAAAGCAGAAACCCTATCTTAGAGAATTCTTATCTAATCCATATGACATGGTAAGTTTGAATGTTGATGACATCTGAGATGTTCCCTATATTAGAGACTTGGAATTCCATTCACCATTATGATATTGAAGTCTGTTTGCATAAAGCGGTATGGTGTACAAAGAAAGGTATACCACCGAAATATATCTTTGTAAATTGGGTCATAGTCAGTAGCAGCTTACATATTGGAGACATATCGAGAAGATTAGGTCTTCAGATTCCCCCGGATTATCTTGTTTACAGTAATTTGGCAATATGTGATTTCACTTTTTCCTCAGTTATTCTTATAGTCTGagatataatttgttttattctcCCAAGCTCATTCACCTACTATTTGTATTTGAAGATGGTATTATACTTATTGCCTAACTTAGTAGATATAAGAATGTTGCTCTGGTTTTGGAATGAGCTCTTCAAACTTATACACCGATATGTACGAGAATAAATGCGAGATTACATTCATGAACCTCTAGACAAATTTTAGTAGTCATAACCATTATATCCGGAAGTGTATTAAAAGAGGTGTATCCATTCTAAAATTTgaagtgatttgatttttaatgagattttaaatgattttattgaattaGAGAGTTTAAAATGATCTTTATTAAACCACtctagaatattttttaaaaatacgagatttgagttttattttctaactaAACAATTCCACCATACATTCACTTGAAAACTTTACAATTCCAccacttaaaatattttcaataacaatggattttaaaatattttacgaaatatcaagttcaataacaatagattttaattgAGTTTTTAAAATCCATATTTGAACAAaagtatatttgtattttaatacaaatcatctACAATTTTCAGTTGAAACACACCCCCTCTAAATTTCAGTGCATCAGTAAAAAAACCAGAGCATTTGTTGGACCGGATGTAGGTATGTCTGTTATCATcaggaattttttttaatgataagtatgtatttaaaaaaaaaaacaaatcatatttTGAGGCTACTATAAATATGagtctaaaaattataaaattattcattcatataataatatataaatcataaacaAGTATTGACCTCAAtcgcttttgttttgtttgctttCTTCAAGTTAGATTTGCGTTTTTTCGAAATAATAATGTTCAAATTATTAGTTTGTAGCAACTTATAGTCATAGTGGCTTAGTGGTCGTGCATGGGCTGATTCCCTTGTATCGAGAATTAAACCATCCTAAATATGAatggttatttttaaaatcaaaaattttaaatgctGATTTCGGACTTATGTAAATTATGAGTCTgtatttgatgacaaaaaaaaagagggtaAATTATGTGCTTAAAATCTGAAATTTCCATGGTAAATGTATCCATGATTAAGCATCATATTGGATCCGTTTAATTAACCAATAGTTatgataaattgttttttttaaacaaatatacaTAGCTGTAAATGTATTTTGGTTGTGTATACGTATAAAAAGCATTGCAGAGAAGAGAACAAATGACTAACGTTTGATCAAAGAAATTACCTTAGACGAGATCTTACCTCGCAACCTAGTTCTCTCCTTGTTCTGAATGTATGAAATAAGACtaatttttggatatgcagatcACATGTTAAATGTGAGCTTCTTGCTCTCAAATCTCAAATCTTTAAGAATATGATCGTATTGCATTTGTTAGAGTAACCTTTTCCTCTACTTTATTTACTCCAAATTCCACTAAAAACATATATACCATTCAAATGAAacttaatgtttttgtttttattccacttactatttagaaaaaaagaaaacacactTAGTTTTACTATGTCTTTTGATAGAGTAATAATATTTCCACTaacttttttcttgtttttcactTTTTCCTCCCATTTCTACTTTTTATTCTATTGATATCCAATCATATTCAAAGAATAGCTGAAACCCTCTCttaattaatgaaaattaaaattaaaaaatcacaaataaagtaattattttttccattttgaAAGAATCTGTGTTTATGATTagttaaaaattgtaaaaaataattaattataaaaaatacatattaaaaaataaaataaagatttataataaattttaacgtGTAaagttaaaaagttaaaaacatactgcataatatttttggttacacaatttttgataaagttaaaaagTGCATTtgatatatgaaaacattatttattttgaaacataaaaaattctttaaaacatcatctatttagAAATAAAGAGAATATAAAAAAACGGAGAGATTATTGATAGACGGAGAGGTGAATGATCGGGTGTCGTGAGATAAGAGGATTGTCATGACATGAGGAGGCAAACAATTTGAGCCATTGGTTCGTATTTCCTGGAACCGAACAAATTGTCATTTTATAGCATTTTCTTTAACTATTTCTATTTATCTGAAACTTTTAAAAGTGACTGAACTGACACTAAAGTaggtcgtcatcatcatcatgactTCGCGTCCGTGGACGCTGATACGTTGCCGTTTGGAGATATTATGCTGTCCCCATCTTTAGTTgtcagtttttattttatacatttacttTGGACAAACATCATAATTGATACATATGACTCGGAGTTACCTAGTTTCCTAAAAAAACCCTATAGAATTCGAGACTCAGGTAAGGGAACGCACGTGAAGGCCATTGAACTAAAACCATACCAAAAATCACAATAATACTAATATAGGCTGATCCGGTCGACTCCAAAAGAAAACGCATTTAGTTTTATAGAATGGAATAGTCCAAAAGCGTATTACACTGTCTGACCTGATTTTGAAATACCTTCTGACTAATGTCAAAAATCGTACTATAGAAGTGAGAAGAAAATAAGTCTGTTGGAATGCCTTGAATTACCGGAATATATGTCGGTTTGTTAGATTCCCTTTTAAATCCATTTAAAACTTTACCTCCTCAAACTTCTTACTCCACTGCCATATTTGTTACTTCTCGTATTAAGTTATAGCCAGCGCCAGCTTTGGTGCCTTTACACCATGAGTTTTGCATTGCTGGTGTAAGAGCTTGAAACTCACTTTCTAAGGCTGAGGAATGTGCTTGCCCAGCTCCCATGAGTATTCCCAAGTTCATTTCAGAAAAGCCATCATGCTTTAGATTTCTGGTGGCTTGTGCTAAACAATCCATCATAATTACACTTTTATCCATCCTTTGATGAGTTATTTGCTGCTGGTTTTATGTTTGATTCCCATCAATGTACACATGTGCTTCTCTCCATTCCctctgtatatttttttgtagtttcATTATTACTTCCTTTAAAATGGTTCAAAGAGTAAACGGGCTTACAAATATATATCCTCAAAACAAAAACCCTAAGGCCCATTAAGAAAGCCCAGACAATCAAGAGTAAGAAACAACACTTTTGCTTCATTCACTCTTTCCCCCACAGATTATTTTCGTCCCGGCGGCGGAAAAATCCAATCTTTCTTTTCCGACGAGAGCCGCCACAATGGGAAGAGGAAGACACAGAGGTCGTTCTCAGAGGAAACACTTCAAAGAAAGCAGAGAGAATGTCTGGAAACGCCCCAGGACCGATCCTACCGTCGACGCTTCCGACAACGCTGTCGCTGACAAACCTAGCTGGGAACCTATCTTGATCGACAACCCTAACTTCGAGGAGTATTACAAGGTAATAACACACACTCGTGGTTCTGTAATAAATCGAGACAGTTCATTTTTTAAACTCTTAGGGTATTATGAGctatttagggttttagggttttgattctaATGGCTTTTTCTCTGATTAATGGATGTGATTTAGTTATTTAGTGATTCGAACTGTTGTGATTGTGTGTAGGAACAAGGGATAGTGAGAGCAGAAGAGTGGGATGTGTTTATGGAGATTCTTCGTAAGCCTTTGCCTGCTGCGTTTAGGGTTAACtccaagtaatttttttttgttttctttctcttcactatttaatttttgttcataGTATCAgtgaggtttagggttttgttgcAATGTAAAACCTTGAAGTAGAAGTTATCAACTGCAACTTGGATGGCTCGAGGTTTAAGCTTCTAACTAGATGCCTCCTCTCTCTTTATGATTTGCAGTAGCCAATTTTGCGGTGATATTATATCGATATTGGAGAATGACTTCGTTAAATCTCTTCAGGCTGAGGTAAAGATACAATGTTTGTTGTTGGTAACTTACACTAACGTCTTTGTATCAATGATCTCACGTTGTTTTTTTTGCTCTCTAGGCTATAGAAGGTGGTGAATTGGAGGCTATTAAGCCATTGCCTTGGTATCCGAAGAACCTGGCTTGGCATTCTAATTTTTCTAGAAAGCAGATTAGGAAACATAAGACACTTGAGAGGTACCCTTTTCACTAACGTTTGAACAATTTTTGTTACTCTGGTACTTTTTAGTGTGTGGTTGAATAGATTGTGTTACACATGATTGGTTCTTCTTTGTGTTTTTATCAGGTTTCATGAATTTCTTAAATTAGAAAACGAAGTTGGAAACATTACCAGGCAGGAAGCTGTTAGCATGGTAAGATAGCTTTACTACACTCTCTCCCTGAGTTAACcttgttttttccttttgttaataatatatcaaaacATTGTTGAATTTAACCATGCAGGTACCTCCTCTCTTCCTCGACGTACATCCAGATCATTTTGTACTTGATAGTGAGTAAATTTTCATTTGACATTGTTTTTCGGGACCTAAAAGTCTTCAAAGGGCTCAAAGAAGTATCCGTATTGCGAAAGGAAGAGATGTCATTGACCCAAAAAGACTATATCCACTAATGGTTACTGATCACTTGTCTTCTGTTTGTGTCTGAGCAGTGTGTGCTGCACCCGGTTCCAAAACATTTCAACTGCTTGAGATTATACACGGAGCATCAGAACCAGGAACTCTACCTAATGGAATGGTTTGTATTATTCTTTTCTAATTTACAAACTCTGGTTTTAGGTGGATGGATAATAGATTCTTTTTTTCTCCTGATATTAATCAGGTGGTGGCTAACGATGTTGATTTCCAAAGATC
The nucleotide sequence above comes from Brassica napus cultivar Da-Ae chromosome A9, Da-Ae, whole genome shotgun sequence. Encoded proteins:
- the LOC106368671 gene encoding peroxidase 17-like; protein product: MSLLLSHLIIYLLLLTMVTGEILRPRFYSETCPEAESIVRDEMKKAMIREARSVASVMRLQFHDCFVNGCDGSVLLDDTPNMLGEKLSLSNINSLRSFEVVDDIKEALEKACPSTVSCADIVIMASRDAVALTGGPDWEVKLGRKDSLTASQKDSDDIMPSPRANATFLIDLFERFDLSVRDMVALSGSHSIGKGRCFSIMFRLYNQSGSGKPDPALEPVYRKKLNQLCPLGGDENVTGDLDATPRVFDNQYFKDLVSGRGFLNSDQTLYTSRETRGYVKRFSEDQGEFFRAFEEGMVKLGDLQSGRPGEVRLNCRVVNTRHNDVLLGDS
- the LOC106422133 gene encoding signal peptidase complex subunit 1 — its product is MDWQGQKVVEQLMQILLVISGVVAVVVGYATESFRTMMLIYAGGVVLATLVTVPNWPFYNRHPLEWLDPSEAEKHPKPQVVAKKRFSKK